One region of Miscanthus floridulus cultivar M001 chromosome 19, ASM1932011v1, whole genome shotgun sequence genomic DNA includes:
- the LOC136527420 gene encoding metal transporter Nramp3 isoform X2: MSGPSQSQPQFMTSVGRSNRSNGPGTPLIESIDVDQIVIPEKNSWKNLFSYIGPGFLVSIAYIDPGNFETDLQAGAQYKYELLWIILVASCAALIIQSLAARLGVVTGKHLAEHCRAEYPKFTNFVLWILAELAVVACDIPEVIGTAFALNMLFRIPVWCGVLITGLSTLMLLLVQQYGVRKLEFLIAFLVFLIATCFLVELGYSKPNASEVVRGLFVPELKGNGATGLAISLLGAMVMPHNLFLHSALVLSRKVPRSVHGIKEACRFYTIESAFALTVAFLINISIISVSGAVCGSGNLNPEDQANCSDLDLNKASFLLKNVLGNWSSKLFAVALLASGQSSTITGTYAGQYVMQGFLDLRMKPWIRNLVTRSLAILPSLIVSIIGGSSAAGQLIIIASMILSFELPFALVPLLKFTSSKTKMGQHTNSIFTSVLTWVIGSFIVIINIYFLITSFVKLLLHSGLSTVSQVFSGIFGFLGMLIYIVTILYLVFRRNRKSTQPLLESDAELAVSGSSAGAGAECSLGHLPREDISSMQLPQQRSASDLD; encoded by the exons ATGAGTGGCCCAAGTCAATCCCAGCCACAATTTATGACCAGCGTTGGGAGGAGTAACCGCTCGAATGGTCCCGGCACTCCTCTTATCGAAAGCATAGATGTTGATCAAATTGTTATTCCAGAG AAAAACAGTTGGAAGAACTTGTTCTCATACATAGGGCCTGGATTTCTCGTCTCAATTGCATATATTGATCCTGGCAACT TTGAGACGGATCTACAGGCTGGAGCACAGTACAAATATGAG CTTCTTTGGATCATACTTGTTGCATCCTGCGCCGCTCTTATTATTCAATCACTTGCAGCCAGGCTAGGGGTTGTGACAG GGAAACATCTTGCGGAGCATTGCAGGGCTGAATATCCCAAGTTCACAAATTTCGTCTTATGGATTCTTGCAGAACTTGCTGTTGTTGCATGTGACATTCCTGAAG TAATTGGAACTGCTTTTGCTCTGAACATGCTGTTCAGAATCCCAGTTTGGTGTGGTGTTCTAATAACTGGACTCAGCACTCTAATGCTTTTATTAGTACAGCAATATGGG GTCCGTAAGCTAGAATTTCTGATTGCATTTCTGGTGTTCCTAATAGCAACTTGTTTCTTAGTTGAACTTGGGTATTCTAAACCAAATGCTTCAGAAGTTGTGAGGGGCCTTTTTGTTCCTGAACTTAAAGGAAATGGAGCTACAGGTCTTGCTATCTCGTTACTTGGTGCTATGGTGATGCC GCATAATCTTTTTCTGCACTCGGCATTAGTATTGTCAAGGAAAGTGCCACGGTCGGTTCATGGGATCAAG GAGGCATGCAGATTCTATACGATTGAAAGTGCATTCGCCCTTACAGTAGCTTTTCTCATCAACATATCCATCATATCTGTCAGTGGTGCTGTCTGTGGTTCAGGTAATTTGAACCCAGAAGATCAGGCGAACTGCAGTGATCTGGACCTAAACAAGGCTTCATTTTTGTTAAAG AATGTCCTTGGAAACTGGAGCTCAAAGTTGTTTGCAGTTGCCTTGTTGGCCTCTGGTCAGAGTTCTACAATTACAGGGACGTATGCTGGACAATATGTCATGCAG GGGTTTTTAGATCTTCGGATGAAACCATGGATACGTAATCTTGTCACGAGGTCCTTGGCTATTCTGCCAAGTTTGATCGTGTCGATTATTGGTGGTTCTTCAGCAGCTGGCCAATTGATTATCATTGCATCG ATGATACTGTCATTTGAACTCCCTTTTGCTTTAGTTCCACTCCTTAAATTCACCAGCAGCAAAACAAAGATGGGGCAGCACACAAATTCAATATTC ACTTCTGTGCTGACATGGGTGATCGGCTCGTTTATCGTTATCATCAACATCTACTTCCTGATAACAAGCTTTGTGAAATTACTCCTCCACAGCGGGCTGTCCACCGTCTCCCAAGTATTTTCCGGGATTTTCGGGTTCCTGGGCATGCTGATTTACATAGTCACAATCCTATACCTCGTCTTCCGGAGGAACAGGAAGTCCACCCAGCCATTGCTGGAGAGCGATGCTGAGCTTGCAGTGTCTGGTAGCAGTGCAGGTGCTGGAGCAGAATGCTCTCTGGGCCATTTGCCCCGCGAGGACATCTCCAGCATGCAACTTCCGCAGCAGCGTTCAGCTTCTGATCTAGATTAG
- the LOC136527420 gene encoding metal transporter Nramp3 isoform X1 produces the protein MCKVGAQRRPICQIKLELLGSDFLGESDMSGPSQSQPQFMTSVGRSNRSNGPGTPLIESIDVDQIVIPEKNSWKNLFSYIGPGFLVSIAYIDPGNFETDLQAGAQYKYELLWIILVASCAALIIQSLAARLGVVTGKHLAEHCRAEYPKFTNFVLWILAELAVVACDIPEVIGTAFALNMLFRIPVWCGVLITGLSTLMLLLVQQYGVRKLEFLIAFLVFLIATCFLVELGYSKPNASEVVRGLFVPELKGNGATGLAISLLGAMVMPHNLFLHSALVLSRKVPRSVHGIKEACRFYTIESAFALTVAFLINISIISVSGAVCGSGNLNPEDQANCSDLDLNKASFLLKNVLGNWSSKLFAVALLASGQSSTITGTYAGQYVMQGFLDLRMKPWIRNLVTRSLAILPSLIVSIIGGSSAAGQLIIIASMILSFELPFALVPLLKFTSSKTKMGQHTNSIFTSVLTWVIGSFIVIINIYFLITSFVKLLLHSGLSTVSQVFSGIFGFLGMLIYIVTILYLVFRRNRKSTQPLLESDAELAVSGSSAGAGAECSLGHLPREDISSMQLPQQRSASDLD, from the exons ATGTGTAAAGTTGGTGCGCAGCGTCGTCCCATTTGCCAGATCAAATtag AACTGCTGGGTTCAGACTTCTTGGGCGAGAGCGATATGAGTGGCCCAAGTCAATCCCAGCCACAATTTATGACCAGCGTTGGGAGGAGTAACCGCTCGAATGGTCCCGGCACTCCTCTTATCGAAAGCATAGATGTTGATCAAATTGTTATTCCAGAG AAAAACAGTTGGAAGAACTTGTTCTCATACATAGGGCCTGGATTTCTCGTCTCAATTGCATATATTGATCCTGGCAACT TTGAGACGGATCTACAGGCTGGAGCACAGTACAAATATGAG CTTCTTTGGATCATACTTGTTGCATCCTGCGCCGCTCTTATTATTCAATCACTTGCAGCCAGGCTAGGGGTTGTGACAG GGAAACATCTTGCGGAGCATTGCAGGGCTGAATATCCCAAGTTCACAAATTTCGTCTTATGGATTCTTGCAGAACTTGCTGTTGTTGCATGTGACATTCCTGAAG TAATTGGAACTGCTTTTGCTCTGAACATGCTGTTCAGAATCCCAGTTTGGTGTGGTGTTCTAATAACTGGACTCAGCACTCTAATGCTTTTATTAGTACAGCAATATGGG GTCCGTAAGCTAGAATTTCTGATTGCATTTCTGGTGTTCCTAATAGCAACTTGTTTCTTAGTTGAACTTGGGTATTCTAAACCAAATGCTTCAGAAGTTGTGAGGGGCCTTTTTGTTCCTGAACTTAAAGGAAATGGAGCTACAGGTCTTGCTATCTCGTTACTTGGTGCTATGGTGATGCC GCATAATCTTTTTCTGCACTCGGCATTAGTATTGTCAAGGAAAGTGCCACGGTCGGTTCATGGGATCAAG GAGGCATGCAGATTCTATACGATTGAAAGTGCATTCGCCCTTACAGTAGCTTTTCTCATCAACATATCCATCATATCTGTCAGTGGTGCTGTCTGTGGTTCAGGTAATTTGAACCCAGAAGATCAGGCGAACTGCAGTGATCTGGACCTAAACAAGGCTTCATTTTTGTTAAAG AATGTCCTTGGAAACTGGAGCTCAAAGTTGTTTGCAGTTGCCTTGTTGGCCTCTGGTCAGAGTTCTACAATTACAGGGACGTATGCTGGACAATATGTCATGCAG GGGTTTTTAGATCTTCGGATGAAACCATGGATACGTAATCTTGTCACGAGGTCCTTGGCTATTCTGCCAAGTTTGATCGTGTCGATTATTGGTGGTTCTTCAGCAGCTGGCCAATTGATTATCATTGCATCG ATGATACTGTCATTTGAACTCCCTTTTGCTTTAGTTCCACTCCTTAAATTCACCAGCAGCAAAACAAAGATGGGGCAGCACACAAATTCAATATTC ACTTCTGTGCTGACATGGGTGATCGGCTCGTTTATCGTTATCATCAACATCTACTTCCTGATAACAAGCTTTGTGAAATTACTCCTCCACAGCGGGCTGTCCACCGTCTCCCAAGTATTTTCCGGGATTTTCGGGTTCCTGGGCATGCTGATTTACATAGTCACAATCCTATACCTCGTCTTCCGGAGGAACAGGAAGTCCACCCAGCCATTGCTGGAGAGCGATGCTGAGCTTGCAGTGTCTGGTAGCAGTGCAGGTGCTGGAGCAGAATGCTCTCTGGGCCATTTGCCCCGCGAGGACATCTCCAGCATGCAACTTCCGCAGCAGCGTTCAGCTTCTGATCTAGATTAG